Within the Epinephelus lanceolatus isolate andai-2023 chromosome 22, ASM4190304v1, whole genome shotgun sequence genome, the region TGTATGTAAACATGCTTGCCACCAAAATTGAAAGGAAAAGCCAAcctcagattcactctcatttggcattttgcctcgcTATACTAGCGTTTTTTGGTCCTGTGCCTCTTAAATGCtcgctgcttacagtctggcacctggttgctacttGTTTATAAAGACCTGAGCTTGGCCGGGATACACACCCAGCCACCACTGGAAACTAATTCTGCAAATACATAAAACAAAGCTGCACAGCACTGAAGTGTTGATTTAGAATTTGAATGTCAACGTTATAAATGAAGCTTTGAACGATTTGGTACAGCTCTGCCAGACTTAGCACAGTTTACCAGCCATACCACTGTACACTATTACTAACTCCCAACACCAGTGTACCTTGAGTCTGTTGTTTTCATTCTTGAGGTGTTTAATGCCCAGCCTCTGGGCTTCAACCTGCTgcctgaggagaggagagtccACCACCTGTACTGGTCCTGCCAGAGATGGAGGCAGACCTGTtgcagagagaaagggagaatgGTGAGGCATTCAGTCACTATAAAAGCTTGTGTTTCTCTCCAAAATGTGGAGACTATTTTTGTGATTGTGTAGTACAATTACACCACCTGCAGGGGAAACATCTCAACAGCTGGTTGAAACTGCTTTTCAGAGGGTTGAATTAGAGGCCATCACACCTTTTATCAAACATTAAATGACAATCTGCTTTCAAAAAGTGACCGTAACTACACAGACATTCACCTCCTGCGGCTCCCTGAACAATGGAGGCAATTCCAGAGGCAGGTTGCGCTCTCAGGCCCTCAATGGTCATCTTTGATTGGTTGTTCAGACGTTGTTTCAGCTCTGCCTTCTCCGCCTCCAGCTGGTCGATATCAGCCTGCAGGGCATCCATCGTCTCCTCAAACTCCCTGAAGGTAAGGAGAAAGGACAGTGAGGGGAAACGGAACAAATGTGTTGAAATGCAGTCATGTCTTCTGTTTGTGTCTCAATcgtttttacttttctttcttctttagCAGGGCGAGGTTCTCATCCAGTTTGGTCTGAATCTTCTCCACCCGTTCGTCTGCGTCTTTGGTGGAGGTGTCCAGCTTCTTCTCCAGCAGGCTCAGACGGACGTTGGCCTCGCTCAGCTCTTCGCCCTGTGAAGGAGGTACAGCCACATCAGTTAAACCTGCTGTTTCTGATTTGTTCCATTTCAAACTGGCAGATTTGTGTAGCATGTCAATATGCAGAGAAACACTGAGTGATTTCTGTTGTTTGCTTGAGTGTCTCACCTTGATCTTAAGGGACTTCTTGACCTCCTTGATGACCGTCTCTCTGTCTTCTAGTTTCACTCCCAGACCTTCAGCGTCAGTCATCTCAGCCCTGACGATGGATGCTCTCATTTCCACTGGAGGAGTCTGAGGATGTGGAGGACAGGATCAAACAGTAAGAATTGGAACAGGGAAGACATGACACACTGTAGAAATGTGCTTGGGTTTAAATCAAAGTGAAAAAATTAAGGCATACAGATACCTTGCCCTGTGGTTTGTCAGCATCGTACTCTCCTTCCTGCATGGCCGTAGCCATCTTGTTCATGGTAGCAATGACAGAGGTGCAGGACTGTCGCAGACACTCTGGACCATTCAGGCCGTGAGCACCATACACCTTGGAGAAAAGAGTTTAGATTTAGATAACACAATAACACGTCACTTAAAACCAACCACCTGTAAAAGTGTCccaaaacaacagtaaatactcagaACACAGGATAGTGTTTTAAAACTTAAGTTCAACATGAATCAGACAGTATTTGGAAGTACTTACTCCTGCTTCAGTGCTCAATGTGTCTTGTAATCAAGTCAGCATACTTTTGACTACCTTAAGTATTTAAATTCTTGATAGAAAAATCCCCAACCATTGTACATGATTATTTAGTGTCAAACTACCTGCTCCACTGCCTTGCAGGCAATATCCTCCAGTTTGAGAGCATTGAGGCCTTCCTGTTCTGCCAGCGGAGCAACCATCTGAGCTCCAGCTGCAGCCAACTCCTGCAGCACGGCCACCACGCGGGTCTGCTGGCGCCTGCACTCTGTCAGCGTCTCTGACACCTCCCAGATGAAACACAACATGTCAGTCAAACATATACTGTGGAGCAATACTTTCATACCGCcgtcatctgtgtgtgtgtgtgtgtgtgtgtgtgtgtgtgtgtgtgtgtgtgtgtgtttgtgtgtgttaacttaactatgtgtttgtttctgtgccCTATACCTGTGGTCCAAAACTGAGAGCAGCAGGCACTCCAACCACATCTGTTCCAGGCATGCGGCGGCGGATCTTCTTACAGAACTGTTTGATATCAGAGCAGGAAGTGTCCAGGTCCTTCagaaggacagagaggacagagctCTCCTGACCTGCTGCCAGGAACGCCCGCAGGCGAGCTACCTCCACTCCCATGCAGTCCAGGGCACTCTGGGTAAACTGAGAGGTGAGAGGGTACAATTAGTGAAGTTAGGAAACCCTATTGCTGTATTGTATGTAATCTCTATTTTACTTTGCTCATCAtaggtattttatttttgttttttttttccaggaagAAAAGTATGTTTCAAACATTACAATTGTTGGGATTTGTGTTTACTGTGAAACTAAAGAAAAGTACACTGCTGAAGAAGCTTGAGATACCTTAATGTGATCAGCTAGCTGGACTGTGCAGTCCTCAGTGTGATCTGCCAGATGGACACTGTACAGTTGCTGGAAGACAAATCAACAGTGAGACACTTTTACGAAAATATGAGAAGTTGCACCAAAATCATGACGTTGGAAAATAGATTGCACTCCCTTCCTTTAGGGTGCACTTTAAATCGATAAATTTGATTGCGCCGGTTTTTCTGGAAGACCAATACAAAAGCTGTTTattaaatataaagctacatttatttgttaCCTGATAGTACTTGATGGCCTTAGTCAGAGGTTCCACCTGAACAGTCTCATCGAGCTGATCTTTATGCAGCAGGTCAATGAAATAATCCAGAGAGCGCTCATGGAAGCTCATTTCAGAGTAGAGAGTACCCATGCGCTTAAAAACCTCCACGCTGCAGGTATTTAGAGCCCTAGAAGAAccaagaggagaaaaaacaacaggtaAGACCATTTTTCACAATATCACAGCAATAATTATTCAGAAGAAATctaatttttgtcatttgtaaaGAACAGTAATTCTGCTTTTGTCTCTGGCAGCCTAGACACAATTCTCGGAAAAGTCCGTTTTATTTTTGACCCATTTGCAGAAGCTGCAGTGCTTACTGTTCATATTTATGCAGAGTGGCCTGCAGCAGACTGAGGGAGTACACCAGTCCTGCGGCAAAACTGCGCTGTTCTCCTGGAGGCCCCCTGAGCCCCGTCCCCTCGGCCAAGTTCCCATTCAAGTCAAACTTCTCCTGGGCCTGTTTACTGATCAGCTCAGCCTATCAGAACACGTAGaataacagaaacaaatgaagaaaaacaaaatatagaagCACTTCTCACAAGTGCACCCACAAACACATTAACCCCTCCATACCTTGCAGATGAGCCTGGGGATGAGCAGCAGGACCAGAATACAGTCGTGATCTCCACCGTGACGGAGGAAGGAGTCCGGCATGAAGGAGGTGAGGAGGGATACCTGTCTGTTTGACTGAGCCACTTCCATTTTCCTCAGCTCCATCTCAATGGCCTATGAACACAGATCATAAGCTCATGTCATCAAAGGTGTAAAACGGGTAAATTCATCACTTTTGGCGAGATAACACATGAAGATTACCTACCTTGGCATAAGCCTTGGTCTCTGCAAACTTAATCTTGAAGTCAAATAGCTCAGCAGGAGGCTGCTGAACTTGTTCAGCATTTGCGCTCTGCTGGCTGACCAGCTCCCTGTTGGCCTCCTGATTCACAGGGAAAAAGCACACACAGTGTCAGGACATCTTGCGAATATTTCTTTGAGCATGCATATTTCCCTCCTCTCCACCCACCTGCAGGCTGGCAGTGAGATCTCTGTATTTGCTGATGGTCTGCTGGTAATCAGCCACAGTCTCCTGGGCAGCCTCCACCCTTTTCTCAGCCTCCCTGACCTTCGCTGCACTCAGGTCCACCTGCTCCCTCAGCTCCATTTCCGTCTCCCGGGCATTCTCTTGGAGCTCATCGTTCATCTCGTTGATGGCCTCCTAATGTTAGAGCAACGAGTTAGAGGTCAGTGATAAAtatcctttttttaaatcttttttttttttttttaaactattttctGGTTACTTATACCATTATGTTAGTACAAGCTAACTGCTTCTGAATTCTTGAATAGTATGAACATATATTGTATTGgttcaaaaaaagaaacatcagtGGACTTAATACTGGAGATGGGAATCTTAAATGCAGTTGTACAAACCAAATCAGTGACAGTTTCTCTCAGCTCTCTGACTTTCTCCTCCAGGTCGAGGTTCCTCTCAGTCAGagtctccaccatctcctctgACCCCAGAGCAGCATCCACCTGGTatgaagtacacacacacacaagcatatgTGTACAATTAAATTCTGAGATGGCAAACAAACAAGAACAGTCCTTGTTTCTTTTAAATATCCATTATAAGTACCTCAGCCTAAACCTTTTCTGTAAATAACTGTATTTATATTCACTGTAGTGTAACCTCCAGAAAGCATAATCAGAAACTCATTCCTCTCTGTAATCATATTCCTTCTCTTTCTCGTGTCTTGCTGACTTTACCTGCTCCTTCAGTTCATCGATAGTGGCTTCTGCCTGCTTGACCTCGGCCTGCAGTTTTTCCTTCTGAGTCCTCAGAGCCTCCAGCTCAGTGTTCTTCTTCTCCATCTGCTTCTGCAGCTTCACATGCTCCTGCTTCTCTGAAGTAGACAGGTCACGCATCctgaggaggaaaaggaaaattaaaacatgttttatcagGTGCGGACCAAAATGTTGACAGCTAAAAATCTAAAAGTTTCAatgagtactttttttttttttaaatatactttaATCAAAAGGAGGTTTTAAGACAGTTGACTGACCGAACCAATGCCTCCTTCAGTCTGCCATTCTGCTCCTCCAGCTGTTTGACATGGTAACTGGAGGCAGCTCCATCTGAGCCTGCAGGAGAGAACAGAGGCAACACAGTGAGGGAAAGCAGtgcataaataaaaaagaaagaaagcgagAGAGACACAGATAAAAGAGATAAAAAGGCCTTTGTGGACTAGTGAGTAGAGTACAAACCTTTCTCTGAAATCTCATGTCTAAGGATCTCCAGGTCCATGGAGAGCTCCTCCACTTTCTCTTTCAGCGTGTCTACCTCCACTTGCAGTGACTCTGCCCGCTCTTCCGCCATCTCTTTGTCCAGTGTGGCCATCTCTATGGCGTCTGCTGTGTCAGACATCTCCTCCATGTAGCGGTCCTTGGCCTCCTGTGCCTCACGAGCTTCCTGAGAGGAGggggtgcaaaaaaaaaacaactttagaGTCTCATATGTAACAGTGGAGCTGCTTCTCTCACTCTTACGGGCTTGGAAAATGTTTCATGTTGTATAGATCTGTATTAATTTCATCTTTGTCACAATTTATTGTAAATACCGATaatgctaaacatcagcattgtGTGTACCTTCTTGGCCTCTTTGAGTTGTTTCTGCagctcagcctgctgctcctgcaTTTTGGTCTTCCACTCTTGAAGCTGCTCCAGCTGGATCTTGTGTTTCTCGAGCTCCTTCAGCTTGGCCTTGTCCTCCGTCCGCTTCATCTTCAGCGTTTCCAGCTTCTCCTCCAGGTCCTTGACCTGAGCTCGCATTGATTCCTCCTCctgagatggatggatgggtggaggGGAGAAGTGAGGGGACAGTTTAAATGTGCTGCCTTTAGCAAAGGTAGAGGATTAACTGGACTTCATTTATGACcccagattttattttttaggcagtaaagaaacataaaaacaatattccGCCACCAAAACCCAAGAGCAAGGTTATAAATGTAAATTTAGCTGCCCCAAATTAATTTGCCAATAATTTCCTCAGTTAATTAACTTAGTATTCACCGCCTCAACaggaacattaacattaaagatCAATAAAGAGAGATTAATCCATTCCCTTCGAACACAATGGTGGAATTGAGTGTTTCATTCAGTGTCTCAGAACGTTAAACCATGCATCATCACTGCATAATTCACTGTGAAGACATTACAAACCAAACTCAAGTATTGAGAAGATGTGCTGAGGGTCATTTTGCCTTCTAATGTTACGAGTTTGTTAGTAAACTCATGCCAGGTATCATCAGCATGCATGTAGCCATTGGAAAACTCTACCTGCTTCGAAATGGCAGGTTCCACCTGGTCAAACAATAACATGAATGAAATGGGATAGCTCATTAAACTGACAAATATgatggaaaaatgaaaacaaactgatggaAATGTGACAACATGGCAAAGCTGGAAGCACTAAAATAATGAACTGATCTTTAAAAGAGCACATGTTGATCTTTTGTGCTGTTGATATTGTCATCAAATCCACATGAAACTATGAAACTTTACACCTTTTATGGGCATATTCTTTAAGTCGTGCTGACACCAAAATTGGCTCTTCTCATTCTCAGTGACCCACCTTGCTTGGAGTCGCGGGGACCGGCGCTGCCACTGCTGCAGGCGACCCGCTGGGCTGAGGCATAACAGGAGCCCCCAGTGCACCCTGGTGGGAGGAAAGGCCCGCCTCACTGACATCAGACAGGGAGGATGGCAGGCTTTCACGAGACGCCTGTTGACCAAGGCAGGTATGTGTTGGAGAGTAACGAGATGAAAAATAGGAAGGAAAGGCAGATGGCATGGTGTTAGGTATTTGAATGACAGCAAACaatctaataataaaaaacaagagCGTCTCCCACATACGACTTTCAAACCATTAGAACATCCAGGGTAACATGCCGTGCCGCTGAATTCACCTCATGACAGCTTATGAGCTAAAACACAATAATCTTCCTGAGTTCATGTGTCGTCCGAGACCAAATATTTCACCTCCTAGTGTCCCTCGCCAAGAATGTTGTCCTACAAGTTTACACAGACACCACTTTTATCTGGTAGAGCCCAGCACCTGTGCACCGAAGGACAACAAATCACCACTCCCAGTGACATAACCAGTGAGGTACCCCGATATGACAGAGCGTACCGTGAGTGACAGGCTGGGCCGTCCAGAGGGACGTAGCaaaagggaggggagggaggtggCAGGCGTGAGACGACTTGGAGCGCTCCACTGCCACAGCATGATCATAGAGACTGTGTTAGGACTCCGAAGGGTTATTTGTCAAACTCAGCTACAAAGTTAGATTAATGCTACAGAATAAAACCTTGTTTAACTGTGTTCTTATTCATATACATTATAATTACCAAGACAGTTACACAACCATCCTGCTATTATgctcatactgtatatatttatacaaaTGCAGAGAAGTACAACCAACTTTTGAAAAGaaagttttaaaattttaaacatTGTAAACAACATTGACATAATCATCAGACAAAGCGTACAATGATTAAATACtcagaattttttttaccaTTCTGATCAAGGTTTTAAGGGTCAAGAAAAAACACTAAATACTTATACTAAATGACTTCCAATGATGTACCTTCATATCAAATTACAGCATACACCTAAATCAACTACAGCCacacatcatctgttaaataaGTAGGTGTTCGCATTTATGGTAATTATTTCTTCTGGTAGATATCAGTTAAAATAAGCCACCTGCACCCTACACCTCCAAATATTCAGTCGTAACTGTGCAGCCATTATGAGTCCACTACTGTAGTAAAAGCTTTTAGATGTAATTACCAGAACCTGCCATCCAGTTGACCATAGGACTATTAAAACCATCCAACAGGACCTTCATGAGAGAATTGCTTACTGAAGAGCCAATATATACCCATAATTATGAATCTCAATCTTAGATTTGTCAAATTAATGCAATCCTGGTTGTGTTCTTACTGTAGTTTGAGAATGAGCATGCACTTCTTATCATACAACACAAAAATGCATGGCCTTTGAAAAGATTTCAAACATTTAAAGCTGTGCCCTTGATTAAATTGCCAAGCACCCACAGAACGcagaaacattaaaataacaaaacatttcaaaactgctgttttaaatcactgttttcctCCCCCTGTCTGCTGTAGACGAGCTCACCTTTCCAGAGCGGCGGGTAGAGGactggaggaggggaggaggtgagttgcagagagagggatggacacacacacacacacacacacacacacacacacacacacacacacacacacacacgtacacacatccAGTGGTGAAGCAAGGTAAGAGATTAGCAGCACAAAAGAAGCATACCAGCTGTTAGTTCATATCGACTGATCATCTTTGATGGCTGCATGCACCGTTTAacaccattttaaaaagcagttattcTTCATGAGTCACGCCATAGAAGCAGAATAAAATGTGAACTCGTGAAACAAATGTCACTGAATTGTGAGGCCAGGAGGAATGAGAAAGAAATCATCTTTATGACCTTACAACTGTGAAAATGTTGCCTCTAAATGTGCACACTGGATGCCTTCACCAGAATACAAAAGTAAATCAAACAGAAAGAGCAAACAGACAACATCTGGTGTGCAAAATGGAGTGCAGCAACAGAAAACCGAGagaaaatacaatgaaaatCATGTCAACAGATGAGATGTCTTTATGTCCCGTGCAAACGTCAACACGTCAAAGggagaaataaacacaaaagatGAGTTGCCACGTTAGTGTGATTAAAAACAAccaaagcaaaagcaaatgtgCTGGATTTAAAAGTTTCTACCTTCTTAACGTTCACAGGTGTCTGCAAAAGgtattcagaaaaacaaaaatgagaccCAAAGGCTGGAACCCATTCACAATGTacagaaaagagaggaaaacacTGCAAAGGACAAGTCCGGTCTGACTTGTCTTGTTCAACACATTCAAACCAACATGAGTGCTCTGAAAAGGGCAGGAATTGAAAAAGATTGAATATTTGGACaagcaatattttttaaatccacAGTGCATACACAAAGATCCACAAAACCCAACAATCTTTGAAGCCAAGTCATGGAAACCACACAAGATTACTAAAGtgacaaagaatgaaaaaagcTGTGAGGTACAGGTAAAGGTTGCTTACCTGCTTGGTTGTTCTGGGAGTCTCAGGAATGTCTGGAGGAAACAAAATAAGAATTATTATCTAccgataatattattattaagtttGAGATACTGAGTTTTAAAAGTATGAATTTCAAACACAGTTCACACTCACCTTTTTGTCTTGGTATCTTTGCAGTGCCTGATTCAGGAGTATCTGGTGAGGTGGCACTGGAGCCATCTTCCACCACCTGGATCTGTACAGAGTCACAGAGAAACACGGGACAACATGGACATAAAAAACAAGGGTTGGAGCAGGAACAAACATCATTTGTAATCGTACAttctggaaaaaaagaaaggatcCTCAAACATATCCTATTAAACTATTCACACTTTTCATACTAATGAAAGTATACAGGCATTCTTTCTTGCATCTCAACACATTTATACCACCAACCTGGGACTGTCTGACAAATATCCCGTGATTTTCCTCACAGGTGAAGTAGCGTTTCCCTTGCACGGTGCCATCATTCTTGCCTTTGGCCTCATCCAGTATAACACCAACCCATTTCCCAGAAGCAAAGAGGGTGGCGCCAATATAGGCAACAGTACCACGCTGACCCTTCCCTGTCACCTCAACAATAGAGCCAATCTAGTGGAGGAGATGCAGAGATAAGAAGATGGCAGACTGTGAGTCATTACATATTTGTTTAtagtattttgtttatttacattaattttcTACTTCCTTGTATCTGTATTGGAAAGTGACTGACCTTTGGAGGTTTACCACTCTCCACCGTTCCTGCACTGCTCATTTTGGTGATCAGTGGGCTGGTCAGCTGGAGGATTTGGGACATACAGATGGGGGGAAATATGGAATGGAAATGAGGGATTAGGTGAAAGAAGTAGACAGATAAGGAAGAGGGAAGGTGAGGTCATTACAAACCAAAgaatttattgttaaaatttCTTACGTCTTCAAATATGGAAGCTTTTATATCTGAATTTTGCTCAAATAGACATAGCTTACTATGGAGTATGCATggcaaattattttaaattatttaaattttttaataCTGTCCACCAGATGTGCAAGTGACCtgaacaaatgtattttttaatgtgCAACAATAACAACCCATAATTCTCCCTGCTCTAGCTACTAAGAGTAGTCTTAGTACTTAAAAATATCCAAGGACATAGTCCTAAGGCCATAAAGCACAGCAACATACTCATGCACCCAGTCATATGTCCTGGACCACACCAAACTTCCTCAAGTCACATCTCTGCCTTGCTCACACAAAGATGCTCATTCAAGACAAAATAGGACAGCAGTAGAGTCTAATCCTTTTATGGAGCTGTGGAGACACATGAATTCACGCTGCCTTGCAGTTTTAAACCACAGGGCAGAAAACTGGATAGACCAGGGTTATCAAATGCTTATGAGAGAAGCAAAGAGAAGGATGCAGACTCCTCTACATTTATTTAGGATTAATGGGAACATAGCTTGCCTGCGGGTCAAACATAAGGACAGAAACTTCATCTTCCCTTCAGGATATCTAGAGTTAC harbors:
- the LOC117246026 gene encoding dynactin subunit 1-like isoform X1, whose product is MSSAGTVESGKPPKIGSIVEVTGKGQRGTVAYIGATLFASGKWVGVILDEAKGKNDGTVQGKRYFTCEENHGIFVRQSQIQVVEDGSSATSPDTPESGTAKIPRQKDIPETPRTTKQTPVNVKKSSTRRSGKWSAPSRLTPATSLPSLLLRPSGRPSLSLTASRESLPSSLSDVSEAGLSSHQGALGAPVMPQPSGSPAAVAAPVPATPSKVEPAISKQEEESMRAQVKDLEEKLETLKMKRTEDKAKLKELEKHKIQLEQLQEWKTKMQEQQAELQKQLKEAKKEAREAQEAKDRYMEEMSDTADAIEMATLDKEMAEERAESLQVEVDTLKEKVEELSMDLEILRHEISEKGSDGAASSYHVKQLEEQNGRLKEALVRMRDLSTSEKQEHVKLQKQMEKKNTELEALRTQKEKLQAEVKQAEATIDELKEQVDAALGSEEMVETLTERNLDLEEKVRELRETVTDLEAINEMNDELQENARETEMELREQVDLSAAKVREAEKRVEAAQETVADYQQTISKYRDLTASLQEANRELVSQQSANAEQVQQPPAELFDFKIKFAETKAYAKAIEMELRKMEVAQSNRQVSLLTSFMPDSFLRHGGDHDCILVLLLIPRLICKAELISKQAQEKFDLNGNLAEGTGLRGPPGEQRSFAAGLVYSLSLLQATLHKYEQALNTCSVEVFKRMGTLYSEMSFHERSLDYFIDLLHKDQLDETVQVEPLTKAIKYYQQLYSVHLADHTEDCTVQLADHIKFTQSALDCMGVEVARLRAFLAAGQESSVLSVLLKDLDTSCSDIKQFCKKIRRRMPGTDVVGVPAALSFGPQVSETLTECRRQQTRVVAVLQELAAAGAQMVAPLAEQEGLNALKLEDIACKAVEQVYGAHGLNGPECLRQSCTSVIATMNKMATAMQEGEYDADKPQGKTPPVEMRASIVRAEMTDAEGLGVKLEDRETVIKEVKKSLKIKGEELSEANVRLSLLEKKLDTSTKDADERVEKIQTKLDENLALLKKKEKEFEETMDALQADIDQLEAEKAELKQRLNNQSKMTIEGLRAQPASGIASIVQGAAGGLPPSLAGPVQVVDSPLLRQQVEAQRLGIKHLKNENNRLKAEKMRAQLASLPPLCPPKLPQASKDSSMPPEGLNTGIYRRTDQMLSTLLKLSSEVKVVDITGKTAVSASAQLLEQTARLQSLSDALAKLKGEVAEHVVSHQPGAKASSDFATFPISSFVKAKEEKQGGTVFVGRVAIPCTRGQEQVHRLVLSQQQLQKVHRLLMA
- the LOC117246026 gene encoding dynactin subunit 1-like isoform X2, translating into MSSAGTVESGKPPKIGSIVEVTGKGQRGTVAYIGATLFASGKWVGVILDEAKGKNDGTVQGKRYFTCEENHGIFVRQSQIQVVEDGSSATSPDTPESGTAKIPRQKDIPETPRTTKQTPVNVKKWSAPSRLTPATSLPSLLLRPSGRPSLSLTASRESLPSSLSDVSEAGLSSHQGALGAPVMPQPSGSPAAVAAPVPATPSKVEPAISKQEEESMRAQVKDLEEKLETLKMKRTEDKAKLKELEKHKIQLEQLQEWKTKMQEQQAELQKQLKEAKKEAREAQEAKDRYMEEMSDTADAIEMATLDKEMAEERAESLQVEVDTLKEKVEELSMDLEILRHEISEKGSDGAASSYHVKQLEEQNGRLKEALVRMRDLSTSEKQEHVKLQKQMEKKNTELEALRTQKEKLQAEVKQAEATIDELKEQVDAALGSEEMVETLTERNLDLEEKVRELRETVTDLEAINEMNDELQENARETEMELREQVDLSAAKVREAEKRVEAAQETVADYQQTISKYRDLTASLQEANRELVSQQSANAEQVQQPPAELFDFKIKFAETKAYAKAIEMELRKMEVAQSNRQVSLLTSFMPDSFLRHGGDHDCILVLLLIPRLICKAELISKQAQEKFDLNGNLAEGTGLRGPPGEQRSFAAGLVYSLSLLQATLHKYEQALNTCSVEVFKRMGTLYSEMSFHERSLDYFIDLLHKDQLDETVQVEPLTKAIKYYQQLYSVHLADHTEDCTVQLADHIKFTQSALDCMGVEVARLRAFLAAGQESSVLSVLLKDLDTSCSDIKQFCKKIRRRMPGTDVVGVPAALSFGPQVSETLTECRRQQTRVVAVLQELAAAGAQMVAPLAEQEGLNALKLEDIACKAVEQVYGAHGLNGPECLRQSCTSVIATMNKMATAMQEGEYDADKPQGKTPPVEMRASIVRAEMTDAEGLGVKLEDRETVIKEVKKSLKIKGEELSEANVRLSLLEKKLDTSTKDADERVEKIQTKLDENLALLKKKEKEFEETMDALQADIDQLEAEKAELKQRLNNQSKMTIEGLRAQPASGIASIVQGAAGGLPPSLAGPVQVVDSPLLRQQVEAQRLGIKHLKNENNRLKAEKMRAQLASLPPLCPPKLPQASKDSSMPPEGLNTGIYRRTDQMLSTLLKLSSEVKVVDITGKTAVSASAQLLEQTARLQSLSDALAKLKGEVAEHVVSHQPGAKASSDFATFPISSFVKAKEEKQGGTVFVGRVAIPCTRGQEQVHRLVLSQQQLQKVHRLLMA
- the LOC117246026 gene encoding dynactin subunit 1-like isoform X4; amino-acid sequence: MSSAGTVESGKPPKIGSIVEVTGKGQRGTVAYIGATLFASGKWVGVILDEAKGKNDGTVQGKRYFTCEENHGIFVRQSQIQVVEDGSSATSPDTPESGTAKIPRQKDIPETPRTTKQTPVNVKKSSTRRSGKASRESLPSSLSDVSEAGLSSHQGALGAPVMPQPSGSPAAVAAPVPATPSKVEPAISKQEEESMRAQVKDLEEKLETLKMKRTEDKAKLKELEKHKIQLEQLQEWKTKMQEQQAELQKQLKEAKKEAREAQEAKDRYMEEMSDTADAIEMATLDKEMAEERAESLQVEVDTLKEKVEELSMDLEILRHEISEKGSDGAASSYHVKQLEEQNGRLKEALVRMRDLSTSEKQEHVKLQKQMEKKNTELEALRTQKEKLQAEVKQAEATIDELKEQVDAALGSEEMVETLTERNLDLEEKVRELRETVTDLEAINEMNDELQENARETEMELREQVDLSAAKVREAEKRVEAAQETVADYQQTISKYRDLTASLQEANRELVSQQSANAEQVQQPPAELFDFKIKFAETKAYAKAIEMELRKMEVAQSNRQVSLLTSFMPDSFLRHGGDHDCILVLLLIPRLICKAELISKQAQEKFDLNGNLAEGTGLRGPPGEQRSFAAGLVYSLSLLQATLHKYEQALNTCSVEVFKRMGTLYSEMSFHERSLDYFIDLLHKDQLDETVQVEPLTKAIKYYQQLYSVHLADHTEDCTVQLADHIKFTQSALDCMGVEVARLRAFLAAGQESSVLSVLLKDLDTSCSDIKQFCKKIRRRMPGTDVVGVPAALSFGPQVSETLTECRRQQTRVVAVLQELAAAGAQMVAPLAEQEGLNALKLEDIACKAVEQVYGAHGLNGPECLRQSCTSVIATMNKMATAMQEGEYDADKPQGKTPPVEMRASIVRAEMTDAEGLGVKLEDRETVIKEVKKSLKIKGEELSEANVRLSLLEKKLDTSTKDADERVEKIQTKLDENLALLKKKEKEFEETMDALQADIDQLEAEKAELKQRLNNQSKMTIEGLRAQPASGIASIVQGAAGGLPPSLAGPVQVVDSPLLRQQVEAQRLGIKHLKNENNRLKAEKMRAQLASLPPLCPPKLPQASKDSSMPPEGLNTGIYRRTDQMLSTLLKLSSEVKVVDITGKTAVSASAQLLEQTARLQSLSDALAKLKGEVAEHVVSHQPGAKASSDFATFPISSFVKAKEEKQGGTVFVGRVAIPCTRGQEQVHRLVLSQQQLQKVHRLLMA